A window of the Erigeron canadensis isolate Cc75 unplaced genomic scaffold, C_canadensis_v1 Conyza_canadensis_unscaffolded:10, whole genome shotgun sequence genome harbors these coding sequences:
- the LOC122584196 gene encoding uncharacterized protein LOC122584196 encodes MEPKTTKFKRYQEAARKDVERAFGVLQGRWQIVEQQARAYSVIKIKRIMLCCVILHNIIVEDNGRAITTFEEELIANIVLPTCTWDERCSSQLRMYGELCDRKTHHELCNALIEHV; translated from the coding sequence ATGGAGCCGAAAACCACCAAGTTCAAGAGATACCAAGAAGCTGCAAGGAAGGATGTCGAGCGAGCATTCGGGGTTCTTCAAGGTCGTTGGCAGATTGTTGAGCAACAAGCCCGGGCCTACAGTGTAATCAAGATAAAACGTATCATGTTATGTTGTGTGATTCTGCACAACATTATCGTTGAAGATAACGGGCGTGCAATCACAACGTTTGAAGAAGAGTTGATAGCTAATATTGTCCTCCCAACTTGCACATGGGATGAAAGGTGTTCTTCACAGCTTCGTATGTACGGGGAGTTATGCGATAGAAAGACTCATCATGAACTCTGCAATGCTCTGATTGAACATGTTTGA
- the LOC122584190 gene encoding acetyl-CoA acetyltransferase, cytosolic 1-like produces MMASPSLLDNKNNNYNDNTDIDHHRDVIISPRDVYIVGVARTPIGDFLGSLSSFSATQLGSLAIRCALERARIDPQLVQEVFFGNVLSANLGQAPARQAALGAGIPHSVVCTTINKVCSSGLKATMLAAQSIQVGANDIVVAGGMESMSNAPKYLTSSRTGSRLGHDSIIDSMIKDGLWDVYNDFGMGVCAELCADTYNITRQHQDNYAIRSFNRGISAQNNGAFAWEIVPVKVSGGKGKLPTVVDKDEALTKFDATKLRNLRPSFKVKGGSVTAGNASSISDGAAALVLVSGETASKLGLQVIAKIRGFADAAQAPELFTTAPALAIPKAISNAGLKASQIDYYEINEAFSVVALANQKLLGIVDEQINIHGGAVSLGHPLGCSGARILVTLLGVLRQNNGRLGVAGICNGGGGASALVLELMPTPRMSHSRL; encoded by the exons ATGATGGCTTCACCTTCTCttttagataacaaaaataataattataatgataatactGATATTGATCATCATCGTGATGTTATTATTAGCCCTCGAG ATGTTTATATAGTGGGTGTTGCACGCACGCCAATTGGGGATTTCTTAGGTTCCCTTTCATCATTTTCggcaacccaacttggatctttagCTATACGGT GTGCTCTTGAACGGGCTCGTATTGATCCACAGCTAGTACAAGAAGTTTTCTTTGGAAATGTTCTGAGTGCTAATTTAGGTCAAGCTCCTGCCAGGCAGGCTGCGTTGGGTGCCGGCATTCCTCATTCTGTTGTTTGTACTACTATTAATAAAGTTTGCTCTTCCGGTCTCAAAG CAACAATGCTTGCTGCCCAAAGCATTCAAGTTGGTGCTAATGATATCGTCGTTGCTGGTGGCATGGAAAGCATGTCTAATGCCCCTAAGTATCTAACTTCCTCAAGAACAGGATCTCGCCTTGGACATGATTCTATCATTGATAGCATGATCAAAGATGGCCTTTGGGATGTTTACAACGATTTTGGAATGGGCGTTTGTGCCGAGTTATGTGCTGATACCTACAACATAACCAGACAACATCAG GATAACTATGCTATTAGGAGTTTCAATCGTGGAATTTCTGCACAAAACAATGGTGCCTTCGCATGGGAGATAGTTCCG GTCAAAGTGTCTGGGGGAAAAGGAAAGCTCCCTACAGTTGTTGATAAAGATGAAGCACTTACAAAG TTTGATGCTAcaaagttgaggaatttaagaCCTAGTTTCAAGGTAAAAGGCGGTTCTGTTACTGCAGGCAATGCTTCAAGTATAAG TGACGGGGCAGCTGCGTTAGTGCTAGTGAGCGGAGAGACAGCATCAAAGCTTGGATTACAAGTAATTGCTAAAATTAGAGGTTTTGCTGATGCGGCTCAG GCCCCTGAGTTGTTCACTACTGCTCCAGCCCTTGCAATACCTAAAGCTATTTCAAATGCTGGCTTGAAGGCTTCTCAAATTGattattatgaaataaatgAAGCATTTTCT GTTGTGGCCTTGGCCAACCAGAAGCTACTAGGAATTGTTGAT GAACAAATTAATATTCATGGTGGAGCTGTATCCTTGGGACACCCACTAGGTTGCAGTGGAGCTAGGATTTTGGTCACCTTGCTTGGG GTATTAAGGCAAAATAATGGAAGGCTGGGGGTTGCTGGTATATGCAATGGGGGTGGAGGAGCATCTGCATTGGTTCTGGAGCTCAT GCCAACTCCAAGGATGAGTCACTCCAGGTTGTGA